In Drosophila simulans strain w501 chromosome X, Prin_Dsim_3.1, whole genome shotgun sequence, one DNA window encodes the following:
- the LOC6726147 gene encoding uncharacterized protein LOC6726147, whose amino-acid sequence MVSSRSPPPNHGPLPGSSGGTSRLALCLIHFVLAVISGWGLKRSTGSKAMTAFGIYFGHSLLCLLRHTHPNPGAVQRLLCDKSRRYSCVLFVTLVVGELQTVNPATRMGDFFGADWERLAFGLWSAVLTLAVTSLWFGNSRSPLGATFIKLDAAQLGLCVLWNVHCLWRIAIVDEHWWSLGLALLVLLNHFVLWRLPLHYNISQLEVATVGMCFSTIFALNAIQEQLDAVAS is encoded by the coding sequence ATGGTGTCCAGCAGAAGTCCTCCGCCGAATCATGGTCCCTTGCCGGGGTCCAGTGGTGGCACCTCCCGCCTAGCCCTGTGCCTGATCCACTTCGTACTGGCCGTGATCTCCGGCTGGGGACTGAAACGGAGCACCGGCAGCAAGGCGATGACTGCCTTTGGGATCTACTTTGGCCACAGCCTGCTCTGCCTGCTGCGACACACGCATCCCAATCCGGGCGCAGTCCAGCGTCTGCTGTGCGACAAGTCGAGACGTTACTCCTGCGTCCTATTTGTCACCCTGGTGGTGGGCGAGCTGCAGACCGTGAATCCGGCCACCAGAATGGGTGACTTCTTTGGCGCCGATTGGGAGCGACTGGCCTTTGGACTGTGGAGCGCTGTACTGACACTTGCAGTCACCAGCTTGTGGTTCGGCAACAGTCGCAGTCCGCTGGGTGCCACATTCATAAAGCTGGATGCCGCCCAATTGGGCCTCTGTGTTCTGTGGAATGTCCACTGTCTTTGGCGCATCGCCATCGTCGACGAGCACTGGTGGTCACTTGGCCTAGCCCTGCTCGTTCTGCTGAATCACTTTGTCCTGTGGCGACTGCCGCTGCACTACAACATCAGCCAATTGGAGGTGGCCACCGTGGGCATGTGCTTCAGCACCATCTTTGCGCTGAATGCCATCCAGGAGCAACTGGACGCTGTGGCCAGCTGA
- the LOC6726148 gene encoding structural maintenance of chromosomes protein 3 has product MHIKQIIIQGFKSYKDQTVVEPFDKRHNVVVGRNGSGKSNFFYAIQFVLSDEFTHLRPEQRQSLLHEGTGARVISAYVEIIFDNSDNRVPIDKEEIFLRRVIGAKKDQYFLNKKVVPRNEVVNLLESAGFSSSNPYYIVKQGKINQMATAADSYRLKLLREVAGTRVYDERKEESLNLLRETDSKVEKISEYLKTIEDRLQTLEEEKEELKEYQKWDKTRRTLEYIRYETELKDTKKALDELQLQRKSSSDKKKIYNIEIQKAQEKIKDVQKNLKEAKKKVQSTKEERSVLMTEQQQLLREKTKLDLTIVDLNDEVQGDNKSKERADQELKNLKVTIAEREKELDDVKPKYEAMKRKEEDCSRELQLKEQKRKELYAKQGRGSQFSSREDRDKWITNELKSISKQTRDKIAHHAKLVEDLKKDATSEKDLGQKIEEHSSELEQLRLQIDEHNKKYYELKKTKDQHQSMRNELWRKETQMTQQLQTHKEELSRADQALRSMAGKPILNGCDSVRKVLDSFVERGGQSAEIARAYYGPVIENFSCDKTIYTAVEVTAANRLFHHIVESEYEGTQILKEMNKLKLPGEVTFMPLNRLQVKIHDYPDDPDSIPMISKLKYDEQHDKALRYIFGKTLICRNLERATELAKSTGLDCVTLDGDQVSSKGSLTGGYFNTSRSRLEMQKKRTEYTSQIAEFEKKLSKLRNELKSTENNINSIVSEMQKTETKQGKSKDVFEKVQGEIRLMKEELVRIEQYRAPKERSLAQCKASLESMTSTKSSLEAELKQELMSTLSSQDQREIDQLNDDIRRLNQENKEAFTQRMQFEVRKNKLDNLLINNLFRRRDELIQALQEISVEDRKRKLNNCKTELVSAEKRIKKVNSDLEEIEKRVTEAVQLQKELQQELETHVRKEKEAEENLNKDSKQLEKWSTKENMLNEKIDECTEKIASLGAVPLVDPAYTRMSLKNIFKELEKANQHLKKYNHVNKKALDQFLSFSEQKEKLYRRKEELDIGDQKIHMLIQSLEMQKVEAIQFTFRQVAQNFTKVFKKLVPMGAGFLILKTKDNDGDEMEKEVENSDAFTGIGIRVSFTGVEAEMREMNQLSGGQKSLVALALIFSIQKCDPAPFYLFDEIDQALDAMHRKAVANMIHELSDTAQFITTTFRPELLENAHKFYGVRFRNKVSHIDCVTREEAKDFVEDDSTHA; this is encoded by the exons TCGACAAAGAAGAGATCTTTCTGCGGCGCGTGATTGGCGCCAAGAAGGACCAGTACTTCCTCAACAAGAAGGTGGTGCCGCGCAATGAGGTGGTCAATCTGCTGGAATCGGCTGGTTTTTCCAGTTCAAATCCCTACTACATTGTTAAGCAGGGCAAAATCAATCAGATGGCAACTGCCGCCGATTCCTATCGTCTCAAGCTGCTCCGCGAGGTCGCGGGAACGCGTGTTTACGACGAACGGAAGGAGGAGTCGTTGAATCTATTGCGCGAGACGGACAGCAAGGTGGAGAAAATCAGTGAGTACCTAAAGACCATCGAGGACCGGCTCCAGACGCTCGAAGAGGAGAAGGAAGAGCTAAAGGAGTACCAGAAGTGGGACAAGACGCGCCGCACGCTAGAGTACATACGCTACGAAACCGAGCTGAAGGACACCAAGAAGGCTCTCGACgagctccagctgcagcgcAAGTCGTCCTCGGACAAAAAGAAGATCTACAACATTGAGATTCAGAAGGCACAAGAGAAGATCAAGGATGTGCAAAAGAACCTTAAAGAGGCAAAGAAGAAAGTGCAGAGCACCAAGGAGGAGCGCTCCGTACTGATgacggagcagcagcagttacTGCGCGAGAAAACGAAACTGGACCTAACCATTGTCGATCTAAATGACGAGGTTCAGGGCGACAACAAGTCCAAGGAGCGGGCTGACCAGGAGCTTAAGAACCTCAAGGTAACGATAGCGGAGCGCGAAAAGGAACTGGACGACGTAAAGCCCAAATACGAGGCGATGAAGCGCAAGGAGGAGGACTGCTCCAGAGAGCTGCAGCTCAAGGAACAGAAGCGCAAGGAGCTTTACGCCAAGCAGGGTCGCGGTTCGCAGTTCTCCTCTAGGGAGGATCGCGACAAGTGGATCACCAACGAGCTGAAGTCCATTAGCAAGCAGACGCGCGATAAGATCGCTCACCACGCAAAACTCGTGGAGGATCTGAAGAAGGACGCTACCTCCGAAAAGGATCTGGGTCAAAAGATCGAGGAGCACTCAtcggagctggagcagctccGACTGCAGATCGACGAGCACAACAAGAAGTACTACGAGCTAAAGAAGACCAAGGACCAGCATCAGTCCATGCGAAACGAGTTGTGGCGCAAGGAGACACAGATgacgcagcagctgcagacgCACAAAGAGGAGCTATCGCGGGCCGACCAGGCGCTGCGCAGCATGGCCGGCAAGCCGATCCTGAATGGCTGCGATTCTGTGCGCAAGGTTCTCGACAGCTTTGTGGAACGTGGCGGCCAATCGGCGGAGATTGCCCGTGCCTACTATGGTCCCGTCATAGAGAACTTCAGCTGCGACAAGACCATCTACACGGCGGTGGAGGTAACAGCCGCCAATCGGTTATTCCATCACATTGTGGAATCAGAATACGAAGGCACGCAAATCCTCAAGGAGATGAATAAGCTGAAGTTACCGGGCGAGGTGACCTTTATGCCCCTGAACCGCCTTCAGGTTAAAATACACGATTATCCGGATGATCCCGACTCCATACCAATGATCTCCAAACTGAAGTACGATGAACAGCACGACAAGGCGCTGAGGTATATCTTTGGAAAAACGCTCATCTGCAGAAATCTGGAGCGCGCCACcgagctggccaagagcaCTGGCCTGGATTGCGTTACGCTGGACGGAGATCAGGTGTCCTCCAAGGGATCCCTCACTGGTGGCTATTTCAATACATCCCGTTCCCGTCTGGAGATGCAAAAGAAGCGCACGGAATACACCAGCCAGATAGCTGAATTCGAAAAGAAACTCAGCAAGCTGAGAAACGAGCTCAAGTCCACCGAGAACAACATCAACTCAATCGTATCCGAGATGCAGAAAACGGAAACGAAGCAGGGCAAGTCGAAGGATGTGTTCGAAAAGGTGCAGGGCGAGATTCGTCTGATGAAGGAGGAGCTGGTGCGCATCGAGCAGTATCGTGCGCCCAAGGAGCGCTCACTGGCCCAGTGCAAGGCCTCATTGGAGTCCATGACCAGTACGAAGTCTAGTTTGGAGGCGGAGCTGAAGCAGGAGCTGATGTCCACGTTGTCGTCGCAGGATCAGCGCGAGATTGACCAGCTGAACGACGACATTCGTCGACTGAACCAGGAGAACAAGGAAGCGTTTACGCAGCGTATGCAGTTCGAGGTGCGCAAGAACAAGTTGGACAACCTGCTGATCAACAATCTGTTCCGGCGTCGCGACGAACTGATCCAGGCGCTGCAGGAGATTTCCGTGGAGGACCGCAAGCGAAAGCTTAACAATTGCAAAACGGAACTGGTTTCCGCCGAAAAGAGAATCAAGAAGGTCAACTCCGATCTGGAGGAGATCGAAAAGCGGGTAACGGAGGCCGTGCAGCTGCAAAAggaactgcagcaggagctCGAAACGCATGTGCGCAAGGAGAAGGAGGCCGAGGAGAATCTTAACAAGGATTCCAAGCAGCTGGAGAAATGGTCGACCAAGGAGAACATGCTCAACGAGAAAATCGACGAGTGTACGGAAAAGATTGCCAGCTTGGGCGCCGTGCCGCTAGTTGATCCTGCCTACACGCGCATGTCCCTGAAGAACATCttcaaggagctggagaaggcAAACCAGCACCTGAAGAAGTATAACCATGTGAACAAAAAAGCCCTGGATCAGTTCTTGAGCTTCTCCGAGCAGAAGGAGAAGCTCTATCGCCGCAAAGAGGAGCTCGACATCGGTGACCAGAAGATCCACATGCTCATTCAGTCATTGGAGATGCAAAAGGTGGAGGCCATTCAATTTACGTTCCGACAAGTGGCGCAAAACTTCACCAAGGTGTTTAAGAAGCTGGTGCCCATGGGCGCGGGCTTTCTCATCCTGAAGACCAAGGACAACGATGGCGACGAGATGGAAAAGGAGGTGGAAAACTCCGATGCTTTCACAGGAATCGGCATTCGGGTTTCGTTCACCGGCGTTGAGGCTGAGATGCGTGAGATGAACCAGTTGTCCGGTGGACAGAAGTCGCTTGTCGCCCTGGCCCTCATTTTCTCCATCCAAAAGTGCGATCCAGCTCCCTTCTACCTATTCGACGAGATAGATCAG GCCCTGGATGCAATGCATCGAAAGGCGGTGGCGAACATGATCCACGAGCTCAGCGACACTGCCCAGTTCATTACGACAACGTTCCGGCCGGAATTGCTGGAGAACGCGCACAAGTTCTACGGCGTGCGATTCCGAAATAAGGTCAGCCACATTGATTGTGTGACCAGGGAGGAGGCCAAGGACTTCGTCGAGGACGACAGCACCCACGCCTAG